The proteins below are encoded in one region of Rhododendron vialii isolate Sample 1 chromosome 7a, ASM3025357v1:
- the LOC131334166 gene encoding uncharacterized protein LOC131334166, whose product METKSSYTNAVALERIFCTMKEVLVVVNVVVAEKCLYWLLLVIGSLSYDLLPEVKHNDERFPIVNRVREPDVQNDDAGKSEGHDVHEKCDSDDHDVDDMSIGGGSDDGDGDPDDDNDDDDGTNDERGSSDGDEDGDDGNSEDDYDEEDDGEEYEDEEEEEEEGEIEMSVDTTESEYDDDTDDEPGYGSLLRHAREVYASTNFFIFENEYKKSKTLDVDVSNEDHDERGLIFEYTLQKTGHKFREHTVTALPLDGIINCSCKYFDLVGILCCHAITVLGCLRIEKIPNPHILKWQTKKGNQLMGAGSIKKSGSKDELDMYTKRVSIPPLRHAGDVYLANIFPMSQETFKRSEYLSVETVRDTISDGELIYDGEARKHKQSRCHVDAPLLRFTRDIYTSNVFSMFREEYKKSEHLFVMFIHQTFDDMGLCFVCEVRKPRHSRSHIVLAEANKGLVKCSCKGFENTGILCCHALAVLDCLFIERVPPRYLLEEFMKNPGIGLVEKDIHGEKYPELERFFRWLTLRYGV is encoded by the exons ATGGAGACAAAGAGTTCTTATACTAATGCTGTTGCTTTGGAAAGAATTTTCTGCACTATGAAGGAAGTCCTGGTGGTTGTGAATGTCGTAGTTGCTGAGAAATGCCTTTATTGGCTCCTATTGGTGATTGGGTCCCTGTCTTATGATTTGTTGCCAGAAGTGAAGCACAATGATGAGAGGTTTCCGATTGTTAACAGAGTGAGAGAGCCTGATGTTCAAAATGATGATGCTGGTAAAAGTGAAGGTCATGATGTTCATGAGAAATGTGATTCTGATGATCATGATGTCGACGACATGTCCATAGGTGGCGGGAGCGATGATGGTGACGGGGATCCCGATGATGATAATGATGACGATGATGGGACAAATGATGAAAGGGGAAGTAGCGATGGAGATGAGGATGGTGATGATGGGAACTCGGAAGATGACtatgatgaagaagatgatggaGAAGAATACgaagatgaggaggaggaggaggaggagggcgaGATAGAAAT GTCAGTGGATACAACAGAATCAGAATACGATGATGACACAGATGACGAACCTGGCTATGGTTCTTTGCTGAGGCATGCAAGGGAAGTTTATGCATCAACTAATTTCTTCATATTTGAAAATGAATACAAGAAGTCAAAAACTCTAGATGTTGACGTGAGCAATGAGGACCATGATGAAAGAGGGTTAATCTTTGAATACACACTTCAGAAGACTGGGCACAAGTTTAGAGAACACACTGTTACTGCACTGCCACTTGATGGAATAATAAATTGTAGTTGCAAGTACTTCGATTTAGTCGGAATCTTATGCTGTCACGCGATAACAGTTCTTGGATGCTTGCGCATTGAGAAGATTCCCAATCCTCATATATTAAAGTGGCAGACGAAAAAAGGCAATCA GTTGATGGGTGCTGGAAGCATTAAGAAATCGGGTTCTAAGGACGAGTTGGACATGTATACTAAGCGTGTTAGTATCCCTCCATTGAGGCACGCAGGGGACGTTTATCTGGCAAACATCTTTCCTATGTCTCAAGAAACTTTTAAGAGATCAGAATATCTATCTGTTGAAACCGTCCGTGACACTATTAGTGATGGAGAGCTAATTTATGATGGTGAGGCAAGAAAGCACAAGCAGTCCAGATGCCATGTTGATGCCCCTCTGTTGAGGTTTACAAGGGATATCTACACATCGAATGTCTTTTCCATGTTTCGCGAAGAATACAAGAAGTCGGAGCACCTATTTGTTATGTTTATCCACCAGACTTTTGATGATATGGGGCTGTGTTTTGTGTGTGAAGTAAGAAAGCCTAGGCACTCTAGATCTCATATAGTTCTTGCAGAAGCAAATAAGGGGTTGGTGAAGTGTAGCTGCAAGGGGTTTGAGAATACTGGGATTTTATGCTGCCATGCACTTGCAGTCCTGGACTGCTTATTCATAGAGAGGGTTCCACCAAGATACCTTTTGGAGGAGTTCATGAAAAATCCAGGGATCGGTCTGGTGGAAAAAGATATTCATGGAGAGAAATATCCCGAATTGGAACGTTTCTTCCGTTGGTTAACTTTGCGTTACGGTGTCTAA